A window from Gossypium raimondii isolate GPD5lz chromosome 7, ASM2569854v1, whole genome shotgun sequence encodes these proteins:
- the LOC105768180 gene encoding uncharacterized protein LOC105768180: MEIFQKASVVRLCSHHDKYLIAENDQETVGQDRDGSSRNSRWAVEFVDSSPIHIRLKSCFGKYLTASNMPLLIGMRGKKVLQTLPRRLDSSVEWEPIREGVQVRFMTRYGRYLRANAKLPPWRGHITHDIPHRSVTQDWILWTVDVMIHKPRALLPPPPLETTTSEQCSDNEEDNNSNSDDPGSPSEISLRGPGLESGDSTKGSPAAFEGRKIRYEVVDENGDVDKKIGERTFTFKGSGVEELKKILKVETGVNEDIWICSRNPLNGKLSPLRLHLPPNNAAVHVIVVPQSSKVANELENH; the protein is encoded by the exons ATGGAAATCTTTCAGAAAGCTAGCGTTGTTCGTTTATGTAGCCACCATGACAAATACTTAATCGCTGAAAATGATCAGGAAACCGTTGGACAAGACCGAGATGGGTCGTCGAGGAACTCACGGTGGGCAGTGGAGTTCGTCGATTCAAGCCCAATCCATATTCGTCTCAAAAGCTGTTTCGGGAAATACTTGACGGCTTCGAACATGCCGCTTCTTATCGGAATGAGAGGGAAAAAAGTGCTGCAAACGTTGCCGAGAAGACTGGATTCTTCGGTGGAATGGGAACCCATTAGGGAAGGCGTTCAAGTTAGGTTCATGACACGTTACGGCCGGTATTTGCGAGCCAACGCGAAGCTCCCACCTTGGAGGGGTCACATTACACATGATATTCCGCATCGATCGGTGACCCAAGATTGGATTCTTTGGACTGTTGATGTTATGATACATAAGCCACGTGCTCTgcttcctcctcctcctttgGAAACAACAACTTCGGAGCAGTGTTCGGATAATGAAGAGGATAATAACTCAAATTCGGATGATCCTGGCTCACCTTCAGAAATCTCACTTAGGGGCCCTGGACTTGAG AGTGGTGACTCAACTAAGGGTTCACCCGCGGCATTTGAAGGAAGGAAAATTAGGTATGAAGTAGTTGATGAAAATGGTGATGTTGATAAGAAAATCGGGGAACGAACCTTCACATTTAAAGGCAGTGGGGTTGAGGaattgaagaaaattttgaaggtgGAAACGGGGGTGAATGAGGACATTTGGATTTGTTCACGTAACCCTTTGAATGGCAAGCTGTCTCCACTTCGATTGCATCTTCCTCCCAACAATGCAGCCGTGCATGTTATTGTTGTTCCTCAATCATCTAAAG TGGCAAATGAACTTGAGAATCATTGA